A region of the Cryptococcus deuterogattii R265 chromosome 1, complete sequence genome:
GCGAATGGGACTGGGAAATCGTAGTGTTGTCATGTGGATGAAAATGGCATCTGTCAAGTAAGGCCTGTACTCTAACAATTATATCTATTTGTTGAAATTCATACTATAACCTCCTCCCGGCTGCTGCTCAAATTTGAAATTATCGGTCGACAACCCAAAGTTCCCCAGTAACGAATTGCCAAGATCTTTCAGTTTACTCATCATCTCGTCGtactgcttcttttcctccgACTTGATCTTGGGGGGGAGGATGATCAGTGAGCGGCGGATGGAGGGGAGTAatggggaggaggcgggGAGCAAGGTCTTGAGGAGGGTATAATCTGTCCGTCAATACCCATCAATCGAGCAAATTGTCAGTTTCAACCTAAGGTTTGAGAAAGAGTCATATGACGCACCCTGCTGAGCAGAGGTAAGGGCAGCAAGCGTTCCCAGACGCTCGTTGGCCGTTGCACGACGGTGAAGGCCCTTCGTATAATGAGGATCAATCTTGAGTGCTTCTGTACATGCTTTAACTGCGTTTTCGTCGTCTTTCTGCAAAATCCATAACCACAATCAGGCAAATGAGAGGGATAATGtaaggatgaagagacgTACAGTGGCAATGTAACACGCAGCAAGGTTCCCCCAACAAGCCTTTGTACATTCTTTgatttcatcttctacttcttctctttccaactcttccgGCGACTTGCCCTCCTTAgccttctctgcttcctcgATAGccacagcttcttcctctgagACTTCTTGAAGGCCACTAGGCACGGGTTCTTTTACTTTCGCTTTACCCTTATCATCGTTTTTACTATCTTGTTCCGGGTCGGTAAGGTCAGAAGGGAAAGTTGGGAGGTGATCAATAGCTAATTTGTATGATACGATGGCGTCATCATACCGGGGAGGTTTGGAGGTGTAGTGAGAATTGCCCGTAGCTTTGTGTTTGGTAGCTCTGGACAAGAGTTCCTGATCAGAAGGTCAGCTGCCGGTGCTTACAAGGAAGGCTTAACATAGAATATAGAGCACagcggaagaggacagAAGACGATTAGGATACATACCTTGAGCTCAGAAGTGGTAAACATGGCTTCTTCCGGGTCAACAGTCGAGTGTGCGTCCTCAAACACGTCATCGCCGCTATCATCgctctcatcatctcccagGTCCAATATGTTCTGACCCTCTTGCCGACCGGCTGGAGGGGCAGTAGCCTTGGACGATTCCCCATTTTTGTCATCCCATTGGAAGTTGGTCGTCTTTGCCCATGCTGGGGGCTGAAATTTGCTCGCATCAAACTTTGGGAGATTGTTGAactgatcttcttctgcagaGGGCATTGTTTGAAAGGGTAGTTACGAAGGATATGTCAAGTAAAGAATGCACTCATTGAGCATGTAAGACGCAAGTTAAGCGCGGAAAAAGTGATGACGAAGGCGGCTATAACAAATCAACGCATCATAATACTTGATTGGCATTTCCGCCGCCACTCGATTAATACTACACTAAATACAAGTGCGATTACACGATCTTTCTAATCAAAAAatacatcctcttcctacCTCATGCTTTCCTTGAACACACTGCATGCGTCAAAACAAGCTTTGCATTTCTTCATTAATTTATCAATCAAGAACGTATACTAAATTATCTTCAGAGTATTGCTGATTTTTTCTACGCCAACAACACGTTCAGAGTCTTTTGGAAATCATAACCGTTCGCAGCAAGAGCTTCGACTACCAGTTCTCGGGGGAAACCCATCGCGCAAAGCTAAGCAGCAAGTGAGCTATCACCCCATGCATGAATAAAATGACACACCTTTTTTACATCCTCGATATCATCTGCCTGTGCACCACTTGGTCGTCTCTCGGGCATGGGGGGCCGAAGGCCCTGCTGTTGAGGGGGAGCACCAGCGGGAGGGGCGTATTCTTGAGTCCGAGCAGAGCTGTTGAGGAAGTCAGGGCTTGTCAATCACTAACAAAACATTAAAACCCACGAAGAAGGCTCAAAGTCATTACCGAACGCATCATCAAATGACAAACCTCCTTCCTGAGTTCCCTGTGAAGTTTGGGTACCAAACGCATCATCAAATCCAAAAGCTCCTTGTTGATTCTGCGAAGGCTGAGATGTTTGCTCCTGAGGGTGACTTTCCCTCTTCGCCGATGAGCCGATTCCCCATTCATCATACAAACCACTTGACTTGGGTTGAGGATTCACAATCTCATAACTCTTGTTGCCACTAGAATTCTCCGATCCGTTCCCGGCAGAGAAGTCTTCAGGCTTTTCAAACTCATCGTCAAATGTGGCAAACTCATCATCGAAACCAGCAGACGTAGGCGTCTCCCCAGCATTGGCCGTGGCTTGCTGAGCAGCCGCGACGGGGATACCAGACTCGACCTCAGCAGGAGGCAGGTCGGAAAAGtcaaattcatcttcatcaaatGAAGCAGTCTTGGGATGAGCCTGAGAGGCAGCCATAGAGGGGGCATCGATATAGGAAGCACCTTGAGTGGTGGCAACGTTGCCTAGAGCGGCATTGCCGCTAGCTACCATGGGCGCACCAAAGGGATCAAACTCCTCTCCAGGGTTAATACCGCCAGCAGTAGCCACGACGGGAGAGACAGTCTCAGACTCTGTGGCAGGggcaggagcagcaggGTTGGCGACAAGGGcagaagaggcggaagtGGActtggaaggaggtggcGGCGCACTTCGTCGGACCTTGGGCTGAGAGTCTTCATTGGAGGTCATAAAGCCTGCAATGGGTGGGGCGAGAGCGGCAGCTGCACCTGCTGAAGTAGGCAACGGTTGTTGTTCAGCTGGAGATGTCACAGAAGACTCTGAGCCCTTTGTTCCGTACCCCTTTCGAGGACCCTCTAGATCTTCGggcccttcatcttcatcgctcGACTCTCCGGCATTCACCTCTTGCACTTGCTGCTCCTGGACTTCGTGCTCAGGCTTGAATTCATGAGCCAAAGCACTCCCGACACCTACACCTGCTCCGCCAGCCACTGCCGTCGCACCAATACCTGCAAGACCGGGTGTCGATCCTCTGGAGGAAGGTATACCAGACGATCCTTCCTCAGGGGAGCGGTATTCACCAGGAACTTCGGTCATGGGCGTGACCGGCTCACTCTCTGGCGCAATGGTTGCTTGGGTGGAGAAAGTTCGTTCGGCCGCTGGTAGTTCAGAGAAATTAATGGGGAGTTCAGATTTAGGGATACCGCTAGGAATACCTTCATTGGGAGAGAGGGTAGATTCTTGAGGTTGCTGTTCGAACTGAGAGGGAGCCTCGGCAGAAGAATCAAACTCGGCGAATGCACTATCAAAGTCGGTAGGTGCCTTGTTCGTTTCTTGCTCGGCACCGGCTACAGCCTTTTCAGCAGGGGCGATAGCGGTCTCCGTCGTTCCGGTAGTCCCAAATGAATCATCAAATCCTTTTTCAAAATCGTTGAACCCTTGGTCCTGCGACCCAGCAGCTTGATTCTGTTGTTCAGAAGAGGTTTCGGTTTGGGGCACCCCGAATGGGTCAGTAGAGATTTCGTCCTTGTTGGTTTCGGCACCGGCGGTACTGGTAATAGTGGTACTAGGAATTTGAGGAGCACCAAAGGggtcaagctcttcttgctgaGCGATAGGAGTCttgtcatcttcccctACGAACCCGAACCCACTCGAAGGAGCTCCAAATGgatcttgctcttgctttTGTTGttcctcaccctcaccctcaccTCCGGCAAGAGGACCAATCTCTTGTTCAGCCACATCTTGTTTAACATTGAGGTTATTCTCCTCCACAGCCTTCGCAGCGGCAACATCGGCCACCTCTGtagaaggtggaggcgcggtagacgaagaagaggtatCGAGGTGAGGATCGTGTTCGGGCTCATCCGTCACGGCGTGTTTGGCAGTCTCGTACAATCCCGCCGCACCAGCGGCCACAGCACCAACAGCAGCTGTGGCAGCTGCACCGACATTTTCGAATGCGGAACTTGCCGTCTTTGCGATATCTGCCACAGGAGAGCCGGGAGAGAGTGACTTGTCGGTCGATTCTTCGGCAGCCGAAGCGGGGATGGGTGCTTGAGGGGGAGTTTGACCCGTAGATGTTGATGCGCTGGACATCGAACCCACTGTAGCGGCGGTAGATGAAGGCACCTGAGCCTGAGAGGTGGATCTTCCATTGGCCAAGAAGCGGTCAAAGGGGTTGTTTGACCTGTTTGACATACCGGTACCTGCGGGGCTCAGTGTCTGTGGAGTAGTGGGGAGGGCGATACCAGCTGCGAACGTTCCTGTCGATTGGGGAGAAAGGCCTCTAgcctgttgctgctgctgagccTGGTTCTTTTCATGTTGTACCAAAAACGCcttgtcctcttcaatctccctttccacccCCTTCACTTCCGCTTGAACCCCGTCCCTCGCGCCTTCGGCTGTACTAACCTGCTTCTTCGCAATACTCACCATCCCCTTTTGCTGCCTCGCCTCCTTTCTCAACTTTTCTAGGACGAGCACCAGCCCTTGCTTTTCATCATCGACTTCCTTCATTCGCTTTTGGAGAGAACGAACTTCCTCTTTATCGTGCAAGAGCGCCTGTTCGAGCTCTGTTTTTTCGGACTGGAGAGCAGAAAGGTCGGAGGAGGCCGTGATCAAGTCTGCATTCAACTTTTTCACCTTGGCCTGTTGTTCTCCAACCCTGATCCTGAGATCAGCAACCGCTCTCAGTTCCGTCTGATGTTTCTCCCTCGCAGCTGTCAACTTGCTCTCGAGCTCTTCCAGCTGCTGCTTGGAAGACTTGTCGCTTCCTTCGAGCTCGGTTCGTTGACTGGACAAATCGGTGATGGAGCGTGTGGTTTGAGAGAGTTGGTTTTGCTTGTTGCCCAGTTCGGCAGAGTGGTCGGGGACGGGTGTCGAGCTGGTTTCGGCATCGTCGCTTAGCAAGTCGCCGCCGCCCCGAGAAGGCGGAGCTGAAGCCGGAGCTGGAGCGACAGCAGGGGCAGGGGCAGGGGCAGggctggtggagaagggagatgcAAAAGCGGACCCctggaatgaagatggtTGTTGCCCGGTAGGATTGGGAGAGAGTGTCGGCGTGAGATGAGAAGCTTGGCGACGcgagggaggaggtgggggttgcggaaggaaagatgttTGAAGAGTCTGCGGCTGGGGCTGTTGTGAGAGGTTACGAGCAGGGAGAGCTGGGGGTTGcgctgcagctgcagctgcagctggGGTGGAGGCTTGGGAATGAGGCGGCGCAGGGCTTGTGGCTTTAGACACAGACGCAGGTGGTTCGTCGGCAAACAGGTCGAAAAGATCCTTTGTCGCACTACTTTGCAGCACCTCTTGCTTCCCTGGCCCATACTCGTCCcggagagaaggtgggACAAGACTGACGGGAAGAGATGTGGGGATCTCCTGGCCCGCAAGTTTGAGGTTGATTAGGTGCATGGCGACAGCAAATTCGTCACGGGTGAGTTTACCTTCTTTACGGATATCCGCGAGGTCCCTATCAAACGAGTGAGCGGGGGCAAACGTAAGTAGGTTACAAGGACTTACCAGACGTTCGCCAAGGTCGCTTCATCTAGTTGACTCTGGAGCATGAATGGTACTGCGACATCACCATCAATCACACCTTTATTCTGTGGATCCAACTGAGAGAAAAAGCCATCACTCGTGATCTTGGCTTGAGGAGTGACGTCCCATTGGGGGTTCTGGATAGACATTTGCCTAGATGGTGGAGCGAACGCCGAGCTGGTGGTGAATGACCTTGCAGGCGGGATAGGCGCGCTCGTCGCACCGATACTACCACCTGTACCTTGCTGTTGCAAAGGAGCGACGCCGCCACCAGTGTACTGCTGCCTCAACGGGCTAGTAGGTCCGGTATTGTTCCTTACCACAGGGCCGACTGGCGCTGCAGCCGGAGCTGGCCGGCCGCCGGAAGCAGTCTCGTATACGCCAGGAGGAAGTGTGGCGGGCAAAACGAGCGCGGAGTTTGCCATACAACTTTGGATGAGGTGCATGCCAATGATAAAGTCGGTCAAATCCAGAGAGCCTCGTCCTTGAGTATCGGCCAAGTTCCTACGATACGAAGGTTAGGGCCTGATCAGTTTTATCTGCAACGACAACTTGCCAGATCTGTCCAAGCTTTTCATAGCTCAGTCCACTTTTGACGAATATGTCTCTCGCCTTGTCGCCGTTGACCAAACCATTGGCAGGTCCGGCACCGGCAAAGAGCCTGGTGAATTTGGCGCGGTCGGTGGGTGTGAGTTGAGGCAAAGTAGATCCGGTGGTGTTTGCCGAGAGAGGTTGGGCCGTGGGCTGGGCGACGGGTGGTGGTTTGGGACCTTGGTTAAATGCGGGGAGCGGACCGGCTGCATTGTCAGCTATGGACTCGCTCGATACCGACTCACGCTTTGCAAGCAATGTTTCTTCGACATTCGTGGCGCCGCCCTTCTGGAGCCAGCCAATCAACCTGGCAGCCTTGTACCATCCGTCCCTTGTGAGGAAGCCGTTGTTGTCGGGATCAGCGATGGCCCATATCTCGCCAAGCGAAGTTGTGGAGAGGTCCGAGGATGTAAGGAAGGGGTATGCGTCTTGGCCGGGGAGGATGCCGGTCTAAAGGAGTCAGAACGGGCAGGGTCTGTGCGGACTCACGTTGTCCTTGTCTACGAAGGCGAACAGCTGGTCGTAGTACTGCGTCTCCTGTGGGGCTGGGGCGTAAGCGCGGGCCGTGCGGGGGGGGACTTACAATATGCAGAGGCCATATTGGAGCAGTGGGGGGAGAAGCTATACAAGGCCCAGCAACGATATATAGCCCGCGGCATGCGACGTCACCGCCGCTTCTCAAATTGAGTTACGTAAATAACCTCCACTCGTCTTGAAAGGGATTGTTAGAACATTTGTCTCTTGTGTACGAACGGAGTGAACTA
Encoded here:
- a CDS encoding UBA/TS-N domain-containing protein, whose product is MPRAIYLPPRTARAYAPAPQETQYYDQLFAFVDKDNTGILPGQDAYPFLTSSDLSTTSLGEIWAIADPDNNGFLTRDGWYKAARLIGWLQKGGATNVEETLLAKPGPLPAFNQGPKPPPVAQPTAQPLSANTTGSTLPQLTPTDRAKFTRLFAGAGPANGLVNGDKARDIFVKSGLSYEKLGQIWNLADTQGRGSLDLTDFIIGMHLIQSCMANSALVLPATLPPGVYETASGGRPAPAAAPVGPVVRNNTGPTSPLRQQYTGGGVAPLQQQGTGGSIGATSAPIPPARSFTTSSAFAPPSRQMSIQNPQWDVTPQAKITSDGFFSQLDPQNKGVIDGDVAVPFMLQSQLDEATLANVWDLADIRKEGKLTRDEFAVAMHLINLKLAGQEIPTSLPVSLVPPSLRDEYGPGKQEVLQSSATKDLFDLFADEPPASVSKATSPAPPHSQASTPAAAAAAAQPPALPARNLSQQPQPQTLQTSFLPQPPPPPSRRQASHLTPTLSPNPTGQQPSSFQGSAFASPFSTSPAPAPAPAVAPAPASAPPSRGGGDLLSDDAETSSTPVPDHSAELGNKQNQLSQTTRSITDLSSQRTELEGSDKSSKQQLEELESKLTAAREKHQTELRAVADLRIRVGEQQAKVKKLNADLITASSDLSALQSEKTELEQALLHDKEEVRSLQKRMKEVDDEKQGLVLVLEKLRKEARQQKGMVSIAKKQVSTAEGARDGVQAEVKGVEREIEEDKAFLVQHEKNQAQQQQQARGLSPQSTGTFAAGIALPTTPQTLSPAGTGMSNRSNNPFDRFLANGRSTSQAQVPSSTAATVGSMSSASTSTGQTPPQAPIPASAAEESTDKSLSPGSPVADIAKTASSAFENVGAAATAAVGAVAAGAAGLYETAKHAVTDEPEHDPHLDTSSSSTAPPPSTEVADVAAAKAVEENNLNVKQDVAEQEIGPLAGGEGEGEEQQKQEQDPFGAPSSGFGFVGEDDKTPIAQQEELDPFGAPQIPSTTITSTAGAETNKDEISTDPFGVPQTETSSEQQNQAAGSQDQGFNDFEKGFDDSFGTTGTTETAIAPAEKAVAGAEQETNKAPTDFDSAFAEFDSSAEAPSQFEQQPQESTLSPNEGIPSGIPKSELPINFSELPAAERTFSTQATIAPESEPVTPMTEVPGEYRSPEEGSSGIPSSRGSTPGLAGIGATAVAGGAGVGVGSALAHEFKPEHEVQEQQVQEVNAGESSDEDEGPEDLEGPRKGYGTKGSESSVTSPAEQQPLPTSAGAAAALAPPIAGFMTSNEDSQPKVRRSAPPPPSKSTSASSALVANPAAPAPATESETVSPVVATAGGINPGEEFDPFGAPMVASGNAALGNVATTQGASYIDAPSMAASQAHPKTASFDEDEFDFSDLPPAEVESGIPVAAAQQATANAGETPTSAGFDDEFATFDDEFEKPEDFSAGNGSENSSGNKSYEIVNPQPKSSGLYDEWGIGSSAKRESHPQEQTSQPSQNQQGAFGFDDAFGTQTSQGTQEGGLSFDDAFGNDFEPSSSARTQEYAPPAGAPPQQQGLRPPMPERRPSGAQADDIEDVKKLCAMGFPRELVVEALAANGYDFQKTLNVLLA